From Amphiura filiformis chromosome 20, Afil_fr2py, whole genome shotgun sequence, a single genomic window includes:
- the LOC140142491 gene encoding synaptic vesicle glycoprotein 2C-like isoform X2, producing the protein MEKVRDDDNEICTNSGLFEDIVLRRIGPIDNMDSTDEYERLIPEENGKRNGNELAPNVEYSNEDNGNYDEAVEAAGIGKFTWLLAFVCGWANASDSVEIVSVSFLLPAAEQDLNLSSTDKGVLNSIIFVGMLVGSLLWGSLADIQGRRKVLIYSLSVNALFGLLSSFAQEFWLFLILRFFSGVGVGGSVPAIFSYFGEFQMRQRRGMMISIVATFWLAGNILTAGLAWAIIPSNLGTDHDEDSRFNYESWRVFVAFCTIPSATSVLTFLVLPESPKFLLETGRAEEALEVMRKVFVWNNMGTKLDYPIAVLLPSSKSKTSTIDETKKRSIRACCTETGAEIVTIIKANIKLFLPPLTRVSVAMNVIIFCLAFGFYGLWMWFPQLFQEAETQGSVCVKSGANITKPDNSTGPDTQIYTDAFYTSLANLPGNLITIILMDVVGRKAILCSSLVLSGVGVFFIYLVKTRTQVLIMSCLFSGISVMAWNAISVLGVEMYPTSIRGTALGFQSVSNRIGAIFGNLIFGALIDTNCAIPILTVAAMLAIGGIVTLTLPNTLKISLK; encoded by the exons atggaAAAGGTTCGGGACGATGATAACGAAATTTGTACAAATAGTGGTCTATTTGAGGACATCGTTTTACGCAGAATaggtccaattgataatatggATAGTACGGATGAGTATGAAAGACTTATCCCTGAGGAAAATGGGAAAAGAAATGGAAATGAACTGGCGCCGAACGTCGAGTACA GTAATGAAGATAATGGCAACTATGATGAGGCTGTTGAAGCAGCGG GTATTGGTAAATTCACCTGGTTGTTAGCATTTGTGTGTGGTTGGGCCAATGCTAGTGATAGCGTGGAGATTGTCAGTGTATCATTCTTACTACCAGCAGCAGAACAAGATTTGAATCTTTCTAGTACAGACAAAGGGGTGCTGAATTCTATCATCTTTGTTG GTATGCTGGTTGGTAGTTTATTATGGGGTTCATTGGCGGATATACAGGGTCGACGAAAAGTTCTCATCTACTCATTGAGTGTCAACGCACTTTTTGGTCTCTTATCCAGCTTTGCTCAGGAATTTTGGCTCTTTCTTATTCTCAGGTTTTTTAGTGGTGTAGG AGTGGGGGGCTCAGTACCAGCGATATTCTCCTATtttggtgaatttcaaatgcgacAACGGCGTGGTATGATGATAAGTATTGTAGCCACTTTCTGGTTGGCTGGTAACATACTGACAGCAGGCCTAGCCTGGGCTATTATACCAAGCAATCTGGGTACGGATCATGATGAGGATAGCAGGTTTAATTACGAGAGCTGGAGAGTGTTTGTCGCGTTCTGCACCATACCATCTGCAACGTCGGTTTTGACATTCCTTGTGCTACCAGAAAGTCCTAAATTTCTATTAGAG ACAGGTAGAGCTGAAGAAGCTTTAGAGGTTATGAGGAAAGTCTTTGTGTGGAATAACATGGGTACCAAATTAGATTATCCC ATTGCAGTTTTATTACCATCATCAAAATCAAAGACTAGTACCATTGATGAGACAAAGAAGAGAAGTATACGAGCGTGTTGTACAGAGACTGGGGCAGAGATTGTTACAATAATCAAAgcaaatatcaaattatttcttCCACCTCTTACACGTGTTAGTGTTGCAATGAATGTCATCATTTTCTGTTTAGCATTTGG GTTCTATGGTCTATGGATGTGGTTTCCACAGTTATTTCAAGAAGCAGAGACTCAAGGATCTGTATGTGTGAAATCCGGAGCTAACATTACAAAGCCAGATAATAGTACAGGGCCAGATACTCAGATCTACACTGATGCATTCTACACATCATTAGCAAATTTACCAGGCAATCTTATTACTATAATCCTTATGGATGTAGTAGGCAGAAAAGCTATATTAT GTAGTAGTCTAGTGTTATCAGGTGTAGGCGTGTTTTTCATCTATCTAGTAAAGACTCGGACACAGGTTCTGATTATGTCTTGTCTATTCAGTGGTATATCTGTAATGGCTTGGAATGCCATCTCAGTTTTAGGTGTTGAAATGTATCCAACTTCTATCAG GGGGACAGCCTTAGGATTCCAGTCGGTGTCTAATCGGATAGGAGCTATCTTTGGCAATCTAATCTTTGGAGCACTTATAGATACCAACTGTGCAATACCGATATTAACTGTAGCTGCTATGCTAGCTATTGGAGGAATAGTCACATTAACTTTACCTAACACACTCAAAATATCACTGAAATAG
- the LOC140142491 gene encoding synaptic vesicle glycoprotein 2C-like isoform X1, producing the protein MEKVRDDDNEICTNSGLFEDIVLRRIGPIDNMDSTDEYERLIPEENGKRNGNELAPNVEYSEYNRTGNEDNGNYDEAVEAAGIGKFTWLLAFVCGWANASDSVEIVSVSFLLPAAEQDLNLSSTDKGVLNSIIFVGMLVGSLLWGSLADIQGRRKVLIYSLSVNALFGLLSSFAQEFWLFLILRFFSGVGVGGSVPAIFSYFGEFQMRQRRGMMISIVATFWLAGNILTAGLAWAIIPSNLGTDHDEDSRFNYESWRVFVAFCTIPSATSVLTFLVLPESPKFLLETGRAEEALEVMRKVFVWNNMGTKLDYPIAVLLPSSKSKTSTIDETKKRSIRACCTETGAEIVTIIKANIKLFLPPLTRVSVAMNVIIFCLAFGFYGLWMWFPQLFQEAETQGSVCVKSGANITKPDNSTGPDTQIYTDAFYTSLANLPGNLITIILMDVVGRKAILCSSLVLSGVGVFFIYLVKTRTQVLIMSCLFSGISVMAWNAISVLGVEMYPTSIRGTALGFQSVSNRIGAIFGNLIFGALIDTNCAIPILTVAAMLAIGGIVTLTLPNTLKISLK; encoded by the exons atggaAAAGGTTCGGGACGATGATAACGAAATTTGTACAAATAGTGGTCTATTTGAGGACATCGTTTTACGCAGAATaggtccaattgataatatggATAGTACGGATGAGTATGAAAGACTTATCCCTGAGGAAAATGGGAAAAGAAATGGAAATGAACTGGCGCCGAACGTCGAGTACAGTGAGTATAATAGAACAg GTAATGAAGATAATGGCAACTATGATGAGGCTGTTGAAGCAGCGG GTATTGGTAAATTCACCTGGTTGTTAGCATTTGTGTGTGGTTGGGCCAATGCTAGTGATAGCGTGGAGATTGTCAGTGTATCATTCTTACTACCAGCAGCAGAACAAGATTTGAATCTTTCTAGTACAGACAAAGGGGTGCTGAATTCTATCATCTTTGTTG GTATGCTGGTTGGTAGTTTATTATGGGGTTCATTGGCGGATATACAGGGTCGACGAAAAGTTCTCATCTACTCATTGAGTGTCAACGCACTTTTTGGTCTCTTATCCAGCTTTGCTCAGGAATTTTGGCTCTTTCTTATTCTCAGGTTTTTTAGTGGTGTAGG AGTGGGGGGCTCAGTACCAGCGATATTCTCCTATtttggtgaatttcaaatgcgacAACGGCGTGGTATGATGATAAGTATTGTAGCCACTTTCTGGTTGGCTGGTAACATACTGACAGCAGGCCTAGCCTGGGCTATTATACCAAGCAATCTGGGTACGGATCATGATGAGGATAGCAGGTTTAATTACGAGAGCTGGAGAGTGTTTGTCGCGTTCTGCACCATACCATCTGCAACGTCGGTTTTGACATTCCTTGTGCTACCAGAAAGTCCTAAATTTCTATTAGAG ACAGGTAGAGCTGAAGAAGCTTTAGAGGTTATGAGGAAAGTCTTTGTGTGGAATAACATGGGTACCAAATTAGATTATCCC ATTGCAGTTTTATTACCATCATCAAAATCAAAGACTAGTACCATTGATGAGACAAAGAAGAGAAGTATACGAGCGTGTTGTACAGAGACTGGGGCAGAGATTGTTACAATAATCAAAgcaaatatcaaattatttcttCCACCTCTTACACGTGTTAGTGTTGCAATGAATGTCATCATTTTCTGTTTAGCATTTGG GTTCTATGGTCTATGGATGTGGTTTCCACAGTTATTTCAAGAAGCAGAGACTCAAGGATCTGTATGTGTGAAATCCGGAGCTAACATTACAAAGCCAGATAATAGTACAGGGCCAGATACTCAGATCTACACTGATGCATTCTACACATCATTAGCAAATTTACCAGGCAATCTTATTACTATAATCCTTATGGATGTAGTAGGCAGAAAAGCTATATTAT GTAGTAGTCTAGTGTTATCAGGTGTAGGCGTGTTTTTCATCTATCTAGTAAAGACTCGGACACAGGTTCTGATTATGTCTTGTCTATTCAGTGGTATATCTGTAATGGCTTGGAATGCCATCTCAGTTTTAGGTGTTGAAATGTATCCAACTTCTATCAG GGGGACAGCCTTAGGATTCCAGTCGGTGTCTAATCGGATAGGAGCTATCTTTGGCAATCTAATCTTTGGAGCACTTATAGATACCAACTGTGCAATACCGATATTAACTGTAGCTGCTATGCTAGCTATTGGAGGAATAGTCACATTAACTTTACCTAACACACTCAAAATATCACTGAAATAG